A region from the Drosophila mauritiana strain mau12 chromosome 2L, ASM438214v1, whole genome shotgun sequence genome encodes:
- the LOC117150852 gene encoding GATA zinc finger domain-containing protein 14, with amino-acid sequence MGTVLSFNPRDRHPIYSSQPNFQYNHSTDMRNENDSTGSIDSHLNNFSYEQLNNAKNRENKKSACHPMAKNVIGQPGGQCGGVHINLQTQTQLSSHNLNNLANASKDTITNVLDTHNENSVLKAEKSSFEKNLKKHSIFINALSWKKLSTSHNKKKIENKNKCANLPTACFKAQLLESSFASSSDKNRNIQLHCNRIEEHNQQHCNQHPHPHPHQHQLQLQNQHQHQHQNQNQNQNQVQDIREEVMTGPPGKSQNPSKAKDPVKVNNKNSMSNHNKLIQKQPLTLSLPQQVQASSIQIKNTNQIPRKTVIQASTSELLKCLGMFLHCRCQRLNNFDAGDAVMWLRAVDRSLLLQGWQDVAFINPANVVFVYMLVRELVSGEESKESDLQASVLTCLYLSYSYMGNEISYPLKPFLVEDSKEKFWDRCLVIVNKLSDKMLKINAEPGFFTEVFTELKSCGQYHPTIKSYCGGA; translated from the exons ATGGGAACGGTGTTGAGCTTCAATCCGCGGGATCGCCATCCCATCTACTCGTCCCAGCCAAATTTTCAATATAACCACTCGACCGATATGCGGAACGAGAACGACAGCACTGGCTCCATAGACTCCCATCTAAACAACTTCTCCTACGAGCAGCTGAACAATGCCAAGAATCGGGAGAACAAGAAGTCCGCCTGCCATCCGATGGCCAAGAATGTGATTGGCCAGCCGGGTGGTCAGTGTGGCGGCGTCCACATCAATCTGCAGACACAAACCCAGCTGAGCTCGCACAATTTGAACAATCTGGCGAACGCCTCGAAGGACACCATCACCAATGTGCTGGACACGCATAACGAGAACTCGGTGCTCAAGGCGGAGAAGAGCTCGTTCGAGAAGAACCTGAAGAAGCACTCGATCTTCATCAATGCGCTTTCGTGGAAGAAGCTCTCCACGTCGCACAACAAGAAGAAGATCGAGAACAAGAACAAGTGCGCCAACCTGCCCACGGCCTGCTTCAAGGCCCAGCTGCTGGAGTCCTCGTTCGCCTCGTCCTCGGACAAGAATCGCAACATCCAACTGCACTGCAATCGCATTGAGGAGCACAACCAGCAGCACTGCAACCagcatccccatccccatccgcaCCAGCATCAGCTTCAGCTCCAGAATCAGCACCAGCATCAGCaccagaatcagaatcagaaccAGAATCAGGTGCAGGACATCCGGGAGGAGGTCATGACCGGTCCGCCGGGCAAATCGCAGAACCCTTCCAAGGCGAAAGACCCCGTCAAGGTCAACAATAAGAACTCCATGTCGAACCACAACAAGCTGATCCAGAAACAGCCCCTGACGCTCAGCCTGCCACAGCAAGTCCAGGCCTCGTCCATTCAGATCAAAAACACCAACCAGATCCCACGCAAGACCGTCATTCAG GCCTCCACTTCGGAATTGCTTAAGTGCTTGGGCATGTTCTTGCACTGTCGTTGTCAGCGGCTAAACAACTTCGATGCCGGGGATGCGGTCATGTGGCTCAGAGCAGTGGATCGCAGCCTTTTGCTCCAAGGATGGCAG GATGTGGCGTTCATAAACCCAGCCAACGTGGTGTTTGTCTACATGCTGGTCCGCGAGCTGGTCAGCGGAGAAGAGAGCAAGGAATCGGATCTTCAGGCTTCAGTACTCACCTGTTTGTATCTGTCCTATTCGTATATGGGCAATGAAATCAGCTATCCACTCAAACCGTTTTTGGTTGAAGACTCGAAGGAAAAGTTTTGGGACAG GTGCCTCGTCATTGTGAACAAGCTAAGTGATAAAATGCTTAAAATCAATGCTGAGCCTGGATTTTTTACCGAAGTCTTTACTGAGCTGAAATCTTGTggtcaatatcatcctacaaTTAAATCATACTGTGGAGGCGCCTGA
- the LOC117135244 gene encoding uncharacterized protein LOC117135244 → MDSNDLGTTDANSAQQSLALRRELRRKKILESSKARLDKLNSRSTSAFQNENLDGEPSNTQYSDPEVEPDIPIRRSFLPEQPAPRRTTSRNAFLKSRVHIILAACFGFLLALYTNSSVFIPVLLFVIAELAFLQNFKEDHLPASMGPLLLMFINPNITSKIKQFSSIFFILQSLLGDLAITVCVVCSGSMLLLNFRPDYATIVK, encoded by the exons ATGGATAGTAATGATTTAGGAACAACAGATGCGAATTCTGCACAGCAGTCGCTTGCTTTGCGTCGGGAATTGCGCAGAAAGAAAATATTGGAGTCGTCCAAGGCACGACTGGACAAATTGAATAGCAGATCAACGTCGGCGTTTCAGAATGAAAACCTCG ATGGTGAACCCTCGAATACGCAATATTCCGATCCGGAGGTGGAGCCGGATATTCCAATAAGGCGTTCGTTTCTGCCAGAACAACCTGCTCCCCGAAGAACCACGTCacgaaatgcatttcttaAGAGCAGAGTTCACATTATTTTGGCGGCTTGCTTTGGATTTCTTTTGGCTCTTTACACGAACAGCAGTGTTTTCATTCCCGTTCTGCTTTTCGTGATTGCGGAGCTGGCATTTCTGCAGAATTTCAAAGAAGACCATTTACCGGCCAGCATGGGACCCTTGTTACTTATGTTCATCAATCCGAATATTACCAGCAAAATTAAGCAGTTTAGCagtatattttttattctTCAGTCATTGTTGGGCGATCTTGCGATAACCGTTTGTGTTGTTTGTTCAGGAAGCATGCTCTTACTAAATTTTAGACCCGACTATGCTACAattgttaaataa
- the LOC117150772 gene encoding ubiquitin carboxyl-terminal hydrolase 14 → MPAFKVKVKWGRELYTDIVVNTDEEPILFKAQLFALTGVQPDRQKVMCKGGILKDDQWNLQIKDGAVVLLLGSKESVPEVPATPVKFIEDMNEAEAATAMRLPAGLTNLGNTCYMNATVQCLNAVPELRTALSTFSNDGTDTMSTAFSISSAMKSIFAQMEKGTTVTPIVLLQALHRASPQFAQTGENGTYRQQDANECWAEILKMLQQKLRPTNQEPSNTVQKRHSSFIDQFFGGTFEVKMSSEEEPDEPSTVTSENFLQLSCFISMDVKYMQSGLKSKMKEQLVKKSETLGRDAKYIRTYLVSRLPAYLTVQFVRFQYKGKEGINAKVLKDIKFPIDFDAFELCTPELQNKLCPMRSKFKDLEDKKMEVDVVKRNEPNEEKKDVKYEQFWFDDDLGSNNSGYYTLQAVLTHKGRSSSSGHYVAWVRSSGDVWFKFDDDEVSAVATDEILRLSGGGDWHCAYVLLYAPRRLEKL, encoded by the exons ATGCCCGCATTTAAAG TTAAGGTGAAGTGGGGCCGGGAGCTCTACACAGATATCGTTGTAAACACCGACGAGGAGCCGATTTTGTTTAAGGCCCAGTTGTTTGCCCTGACTGGCGTTCAACCGGATCGCCAGAAAGTTATGTGCAAGGGCGGCATTCTGAAGGATGACCAGTGGAATCTGCAGATCAAGGAC GGCGCTGTGGTCCTGTTGCTGGGCAGCAAGGAAAGTGTTCCAGAAGTGCCTGCCACTCCGGTCAAATTCATTGAGGACATGAACGAAGCTGAGGCAGCCACAGCG ATGCGTCTACCGGCTGGGCTGACAAATCTGGGCAATACGTGCTACATGAACGCCACTGTCCAGTGCCTGAACGCAGTGCCCGAGCTCCGCACTGCCCTGAGCACTTTCAGTAACGATGGAACCGACACCATGTCGACCGCATTTTCCATATCATCTGCCATGAAGTCTATATTTGCTCAAATGGAGAAGGGCACAACTGTGACGCCAATTGTGCTGCTGCAGGCTTTGCACCGGGCATCCCCGCAATTTGCCCAGACTGGCGAAAATGGCACCTACAGGCAGCAGGACGCCAATGAGTGCTGGGCAGAGATCCTGAAAATGTTGCAGCAAAAGCTGCGGCCAACAAACCAGGAACCATCGAATACTGTCCAGAAGAGGCACAG CTCGTTTATCGACCAGTTTTTTGGTGGCACTTTTGAAGTTAAGATGAGCTCTGAAGAGGAACCCGATGAACCTTCAACAGTAACAAGCGAAAATTTCTTGCAGTTAAGTTGCTTCATTTCCATGGATGTTAAGTACATGCAGAGCGGTCTGAAATCT AAAATGAAAGAACAGCTGGTGAAAAAATCTGAAACCCTGGGACGCGATGCAAAGTACATTCGAACT TACTTGGTGAGCCGACTTCCAGCCTATCTCACCGTACAATTTGTGCGCTTTCAATACAAAGGAAAGGAGGGCATAAATGCCAAGGTGTTGAAGGATATCAAATTCCCCATTGACTTCGATGCCTTTGAGTTGTGTACCCCCGAATTGCAAAACAAGCTCTGCCCAATGCGCTCGAAATTTAAGGATCTGGAAGACAAGAAAATGGAAGTTGACGTTGTCAAACGCAATGAACCCAACGAAGAGAAGAAGGACGTTAAGTACGAGCAGTTCTGGTTCGACGACGACTTGGGCAGCAACAATTCGGGATACTATACGCTGCAGGCGGTGCTCACGCACAAGGGACGCTCCAGTTCGTCGGGTCATTATGTGGCCTGGGTTCGCTCCAGCGGCGATGTGTGGTTCAAGTTCGATGATGATGAGGTCTCCGCCGTGGCCACTGACGAGATCTTGCGGCTTTCCGGCGGCGGAGACTGGCATTGCGCCTATGTCCTGTTATATGCGCCCAGACGTTTGGAGAAACTATAA
- the LOC117142891 gene encoding nicalin-1 yields the protein MNEADSLTEIFRGGLPHCLLIVFSLLLTCSPVMPSEFEVISMSKYDLNGQHYGSRVASISLEARSLYSWNTSRHCVLTRLTDLSIHDFDKLRQGAGGLILMLPSNILNLDSETKELITILEQSMLTHTAAVPIYFAPYNKDLEKIIDDITYTTTDSPGQNQTALAQLVVTVSANRYHINVGGGSIAANKNSKIPIIHGELIPNQLALKPTESVADGQKLPVILITANLKTFGIYNDYPVNADAAVLLVLMELFSKLHYTSSMAPKYRLRFLLSDAGVLLNFQGSKKWLEVDDNALQNVEFVLCLDTISESLSYTTDNALYMHVSKPPKDKTSISNFFKLLKSSAEKYSNGLAVEGVHKKINLADTKLAWEHERFSIKRYPSFTLSSVKSPRSPIRTTIFKNDESRLLEHTLNTTRIIAEALASFMYKVDSTSSIFEGQLAIKEENILPYFGVKSILHNNDVKDAFEKYLNNVKIIYDKPDARDPEFMFYNENEVKLNVYRVKPAIFDLFLTFVIGAYLLAVFLAIQYFPRFYDEVSKLTKEDPAGQPNGHSSERVRMKSH from the exons ATGAATGAAGCGGACAGTTTAACCGAAATATTCAGGGGCGGCTTACCTCACTGCCTTCTGATTGTGTTTTCCTTGTTGTTAACATGCTCACCGGTAATGCCAAGCGAATTCGAGGTTATTTCCATGTCCAAATACGATCTAAATGGACAGCATTATG GAAGCCGCGTAGCATCGATATCCCTAGAAGCTAGATCTTTGTACTCGTGGAATACTTCAAGGCACTGTGTGCTCACACG GTTAACCGACTTGTCGATCCATGATTTTGATAAGTTACGGCAAGGTGCAGGAGGCCTAATTCTCATGTTGCCCTCGAATATCTTGAATCTGGATTCAGAAACCAAAGAACTTATAACTATTCTGGAGCAATCAATGCTGACCCACACAGCTGCTGTTCCCATTTACTTCGCTCCGTACAACAAAGATTTGGAAAAGATCATTGATGATATTACGTACACGACTACGGATAGTCCGGGTCAAAATCAGACGGCGCTGGCACAATTGGTTGTAACCGTCTCGGCCAACAGATATCACATTAATGTCGGCGGCGGCAGCATTGCGGCCAATAAGAATAGCAAAATTCCCATTATCCACGGTGAACTGATACCCAATCAATTGGCCCTAAAACCCACGGAATCCGTTGCAGATGGACAAAAACTTCCCGTCATCTTGATAACAGCGAATCTGAAAACCTTTGGTATATATAAT GATTACCCAGTGAACGCTGATGCTGCAGTTTTGCTGGTGCTGATGGAGTTGTTCAGTAAATTGCACTATACATCCAGTATGGCACCCAAGTATCGACTCCGATTTTTGCTTTCGGACGCAGGCGTCCTACTAAACTTCCAGGGCTCCAAGAAGTGGCTCGAGGTTGATGACAATGCGCTGCAG AACGTTGAGTTTGTGCTCTGCTTGGACACCATTAGCGAAAGCTTATCCTACACAACGGACAATGCTTTGTACATGCACGTTTCCAAGCCACCCAAGGATAAGACTTCTATTAGCAACTTCTTCAAACTCTTGAAGTCATCAGCTGAAAAGTATTCCAATGGTCTGGCGGTCGAGGGTGTGCATAAGAAGATCAATCTAGCAGACACCAAACTGGCCTGGGAGCACGAGCGGTTCAGCATAAAGCGCTATCCCTCATTCACCCTGTCATCTGTAAAGAGTCCAAGAAGCCCCATTCGTACAACCATTTTCAAAAACGACGAGAGTCGCCTATTGGAGCACACTCTCAACACGACGCGAATTATTGCGGAAGCTCTGGCTAGTTTTATGTACAAGGTTGATTCAACCTCCAGCATTTTTGAGGGACAGCTG GCCATTAAGGAGGAAAACATCTTGCCATACTTTGGAGTGAAATCCATTCTGCATAATAACGACGTGAAGGATGCTTTCGAAAAATACCTTAATAATGTTAAGATCATTTACGATAAACCCGACGCCAGAGACCCAGAATTTATGTTCTATAACGAGAACGAGGTTAAACTAAATGTTTACAGAGTGAAGCCGGCGATCTTTGATCTCTTCCTGACTTTCGTCATTGGCGCCTATCTATTGGCTGTATTTCTGGCCATACAATACTTCCCCCGGTTTTACGATGAAGTTTCCAAGCTAACGAAGGAGGATCCCGCGGGACAACCCAATGGACACTCTTCTGAACGAGTCAGAATGAAGTCACATTAG
- the LOC117142872 gene encoding proteoglycan 4, which translates to MSWNKRNTSHISIYNYPEHLNPFYEDDNHKRLRFFGFSKKKNENGRHSLSIGNLQELWKSYSFRKKKSSTLGINKTSESPPTLRRDLNDNSYLNSRVFRGDRHTSLQDIDRRRESDSLSSNGTFFNRNDRYRSTTQFSGYPSTNNQSIRLSQSSLASSNPFESQPESCPSSPMSSRRYRKKRRAPPPPKLVVQDYLATKDIESLASEIDAFVNNRKESLIKQEVVEEVPKSNEPTILITAPICDSEPNPSTSQAPQAISVKQSNGYSTAPDKEKVTISESDNNTNTRTSPKPECNGTIHIKHAHKPEPPSTPIQIRKVRTSNTAGQPNPCTSSTPECNASFHIKQSSEHITVCSEQKPNNDVNQVNKKPNGTIPVAITEEHLVVKETSKPAELPIYAEVVKQSVVLVDSEDGSGASTSKTQQSIANEQAKLPEESTTLRTHPEPDDNTYVEERKTNSFGTVKQISQIFEENITSSTAPSQVPKKEVLTTNGAISKKTENHVVSNVIQPNPAETSDVLQIREDFELENNVRLRYEERPTSDRYRSSISAERESNSTPTPRMRKKKSIKEVLESISRNQKILNESAAKGTKVYLTPSYAENKYNYPNELNNVNNRSSKEVTSANISVSTSDTNELPGQSNLFISKISKFKGQFRESSPTSSNLDWNPLPKPSRAHNSASSNFNNGSC; encoded by the exons ATGAGTTGGAACAAGAGGAACACTAGTCACATATCCATATACAACTATCCGGAGCATCTGAATCCATTCTACGAAGATGATAATCACAAACGCCTCCGATTTTTTGGGTTcagcaaaaagaagaacgAGAATGGCAGACATAGTCTGTCGATTGGAAACCTGCAAGAATTGTG gaaatcGTATTCTTTTCGTAAGAAGAAGTCTTCAACATTAGGCATAAACAAAACATCGGAGAGCCCGCCCACTCTTAGACGCGATCTAAACGATAA TTCCTATTTGAACTCCAGAGTTTTCCGCGGAGATCGTCACACATCCCTGCAAGATATTGATAGACGACGGGAG TCGGACTCATTGTCCTCAAATGGAACTTTCTTCAACCGCAATGATCGATACAGAAGCACAACGCAGTTTTCCGGATATCCCTCGACAAATAATCAGAGCATAAG GTTATCCCAATCTAGTCTAGCCAGCTCTAATCCCTTCGAGTCTCAGCCGGAATCGTGTCCTAGTTCCCCCATGAGCAGCAGAAGATATCGCAAGAAGAGGAGAGCCCCGCCGCCGCCAAAACTTGTG GTCCAAGATTACCTAGCTACCAAAGACATTGAGTCTCTTGCCTCTGAAATTGACGCGTTTGTTAACAACCGAAAAGAATCTTTAATAAAACAAGAAGTTGTGGAGGAGGTCCCCAAATCAAATGAACCAACAATTTTGATTACTGCACCAATCTGCGATAGCGAACCCAACCCCAGCACGTCGCAAGCACCACAAGCCATCAGTGTCAAGCAATCCAATGGATACAGCACGGCCCCTGATAAGGAAAAGGTCACTATCTCCGAATCCGATAACAATACTAATACCCGCACCTCCCCCAAACCGGAATGTAATGGCACCATTCACATCAAGCATGCCCATAAACCCGAACCACCAAGCACACCTATTCAGATTCGAAAAGTCCGCACATCTAATACTGCTGGCCAGCCTAATCCCTGCACTTCCAGTACTCCCGAGTGCAACGCCAGCTTCCACATAAAGCAGTCTTCCGAACACATAACCGTGTGCTCCGAACAGAAACCAAATAACGATGTAAACCAAGTCAACAAAAAGCCAAATGGTACCATACCCGTGGCTATCACAGAAGAGCACTTAGTTGTTAAGGAAACTTCAAAGCCGGCAGAACTTCCGATATATGCTGAGGTTGTCAAGCAATCGGTCGTCTTGGTAGATTCCGAAGACGGTAGTGGTGCCTCCACATCCAAAACCCAGCAGTCAATTGCCAATGAACAAGCTAAACTGCCCGAGGAGTCCACAACTTTGAGAACACATCCCGAGCCAGATGATAACACCTATGTGGAAGAGAGGAAAACCAATTCATTTGGCACGGTCAAACAGATTTCTCAGAttttcgaagagaacattacTAGTTCCACTGCTCCCAGTCAAGTGCCCAAAAAAGAAGTGCTCACAACAAATGGTGCAATATCAAAGAAAACGGAGAACCATGTGGTCTCCAATGTAATTCAGCCGAATCCAGCTGAAACCAGCGACGTTCTACAAATACGTGAAGATTTTGAGTTGGAAAATAATGTAAGATTAAGATATGAGGAGAGACCTACAAGCGATCGCTATAGATCTTCCATATCTGCGGAACGGGAATCGAATTCCACGCCCACGCCGAGGATGAGGAAGAAGAAGTCCATCAAGGAAGTGCTAGAGTCCATAAGCAGGAATCAGAAGATTCTAAACGAAAGCGCAGCAAAGGGCACAAAGGTTTATTTAACGCCCTCCTATGCTGAGAACAAATACAACTATCCCAATGAGTTAAATAACGTTAATAATAGATCGTCCAAGGAAGTGACGTCCGCCAACATATCAGTTAGCACATCGGATACCAATGAACTACCAGGCCAAAGTAATTTGTTCATAAGCAAGATAAGCAAGTTTAAGGGCCAATTCAGGGAGTCGTCGCCCACTTCATCGAACTTGGATTGGAACCCACTACCGAAGCCAAGTCGAGCGCATAACTCAGCTAGTTCTAACTTCAACAACGGCTCGTGCTAA
- the LOC117145486 gene encoding mitochondrial basic amino acids transporter → MYPITFIYSANNDKDPYRKRGSEIGDIQLKATSETFSPKMVVDFVAGLLGGAAGVLVGHPFDTVKVHLQTDDPRNPKYKGTFHCFRTILQRDSFRGLYRGISSPMGGIGLVNAIVFGVYGNVQRLSDDPNSLTSHFFAGSIAGVAQGFVCAPMELAKTRLQLSTQVDSGIKFTGPIHCLKYIVKTEGIRGAFKGLTATILRDIPGFASYFVSFEYLMRQVETPGVAYTLMAGGCAGMSSWLACYPVDVVKTHMQADALGANAKYNGFIDCAMKGFRNEGPQFFFRGLNSTLIRAFPMNAACFFVVSWVLDFCNAKGGMDSVLNADQPLTIVNLDNKSQADLEATAPTVEEVVRKIITENAMSHQYVSTPKDVVHSHYTSSTINIPKESKARLASDCNLK, encoded by the exons ATGTATCCaataacatttatatataGTGCCAACAATGATAAG GATCCCTACCGGAAGAGAGGTTCAGAGATCGGCGACATTCAACTGAAGGCCACCTCTGAAACTTTTTCTCCAAAAATGGTTGTGGATTTCGTAGCCGGACTCCTGGGCG GAGCTGCGGGTGTTCTTGTCGGCCATCCCTTCGATACCGTGAAGGTCCACCTGCAGACCGATGATCCTCGCAATCCCAAGTACAAAGGCACATTCCACTGCTTCCGGACGATATTGCAAAGAGACAGCTTCAGAGGATTATATCGGGGTATCAGCAGTCCCATGGGAGGAATCGGATTGGTGAACGCCATCGTTTTCGGGGTCTACGGAAACGTGCAACGCTTGTCCGATGACCCCAATTCGCTGACGTCCCACTTCTTCGCTGGCTCCATCGCTGGTGTGGCCCAGGGTTTCGTGTGTGCGCCCATGGAGTTGGCCAAAACGCGACTCCAATTGTCCACGCAGGTTGATAGCGGCATCAAGTTCACAGGACCCATCCACTGCCTCAAGTACATAGTAAAAACGGAGGGTATCAGAGGTGCCTTCAAGGGATTAACAGCCACCATTCTAAGAGATATTCCAG GCTTTGCCAGCTACTTTGTGTCCTTCGAGTACCTTATGCGTCAAGTGGAGACACCCGGCGTGGCGTACACTCTGATGGCCGGCGGATGTGCTGGCATGTCGTCCTGGTTGGCGTGCTACCCCGTCGACGTGGTGAAGACCCACATGCAGGCAGATGCCCTGGGCGCGAATGCCAAATACAATGGCTTCATCGACTGTGCCATGAAGGGCTTTAGGAACGAGGGACCGCAGTTCTTCTTTCGCGGCCTAAACTCCACCTTGATCCGGGCTTTTCCGATGAACGCCGCCTGCTTCTTCGTGGTGTCCTGGGTACTGGACTTCTGCAATGCCAAGGGCGGCATGGATTCCGTGTTGAATGCCGATCAGCCACTGACTATCGTCAACCTGGACAACAAGAGCCAAGCGGACTTGGAGGCGACGGCGCCAACGGTTGAGGAAGTGGTTCGCAAAATAATCACGGAGAATGCCATGTCCCATCAGTATGTGTCCACGCCAAAGGACGTCGTTCACAGCCACTACACGAGTAGCACGATCAACATTCCCAAAGAATCTAAAGCACGTTTAGCATCCGattgtaatttaaaataa
- the LOC117145476 gene encoding ribonucleoside-diphosphate reductase large subunit encodes MLKNKSMKTSKLYVIKRDGRQEEVHFDKITSRIQKLCYNLNMDFVDPVTITLQVINGLYCGVTTQELDNLAAEIAAGLTCNHPDYAILAARIAVSNLHKETKKAFSDVFEDLYNHVNKETNQKVPLVSEFHYNVVKKNATRLNSSIIYDRDFGYNYFGFKTLERSYLLKRNGKIAERPQHMLMRVAIGIHGEDIDAAVETYNLLSERYFTHASPTLFAAATNRPQLSSCFLLTMTADSIEGIFKSVEQCAMISKSAGGIGLNVHCIRAKGTSICGTNGTSNGLVPMLRVFNNVARYVDQGGGKRPGAFAIYLEPWHSDVFEFLELKKNTGKEENRARDLFYALWIPDLFMKRVEANGDWSLMCPHKCPGLHEVWGDEFEKLYEKYEQEGRANRTVKAQSLWFAIIEAQVETGNPYMLFKDACNRKSNQQNVGTIKCSNLCTEIVEYSSPDEIAVCNLASIALNMFVTPEKTYDFKKLKEVTKIVTKNLNKIIDINYYPLPEARKSNLRHRPVGIGIQGFADALILMRFPYESEEAGLLNQQIFETIYYGALEASCELAQTEGPYETYEGSPVSKGILQYDMWDKVPTNLWDWQKLKESIKKHGVRNSLLVAPMPTASTAQIMGNNESFEPYTTNIYTRRVLSGEFQVVNHHLLRDLTELDLWDDDMKNQIISSRGSIQNIETIPQKVRDLYKTVWEISVKSTIKMAADRGAFIDQSQSFNIHVAEPNYGKLTSIHFYSWKAGLKTGMYYLRTKPAANAIQFTVNKKQGAVSMNGQNGTAEGSPQKYEDDRERKMADMVCSLENKDACMSCGS; translated from the exons ATGTTGAAGAACAAGTCCATGAAAACCTCAAAGTTATATGTTATTAAGAGAG ATGGCAGGCAGGAGGAGGTACACTTCGATAAAATAACCTCAAGAATCCAGAAGCTTTGCTACAACTTGAACATGGATTTTGTTGATCCT GTTACTATCACCCTGCAAGTCATCAATGGTCTGTACTGCGGCGTGACCACACAGGAACTGGACAACTTGGCTGCTGAAATTGCAGCTGGTTTAACCTGCAATCATCCGGACTATGCCATCCTGGCTGCTCGCATTGCAGTGTCCAATTTGCACAAGGAAACCAAGAAGGCTTTTTCTG ACGTCTTCGAGGATCTGTATAATCATGTGAACAAGGAGACGAATCAAAAAGTGCCCTTGGTATCTGAGTTCCACTACAATGTGGTTAAGAAGAACGCCACACGGCTGAACTCGTCCATAATCTATGATCGTGACTTTGGCTATAACTATTTTGGCTTCAAGACCCTGGAGCGTTCCTATCTGCTCAAGAGAAACGGAAAGATCGCAGAGCGACCGCAGCATATGCTGATGCGCGTTGCGATCGGAATCCATGGAGAGGATATCGATGCGGCCGTGGAAACCTATAATCTTCTGTCGGAGCGCTACTTTACGCATGCATCGCCCACACTGTTTGCTGCTGCCACAAACCGGCCGCAGTTGTCGTCGTGTTTCCTTCTGACCATGACAGCCGACTCCATCGAGGGCATTTTCAAGTCTGTGGAACAATGCGCCATGATCTCCAAGTCTGCCGGTGGCATCGGACTCAATGTGCATTGCATTCGTGCAAAGGGCACCTCGATTTGCGGCACAAATGGTACTTCCAATGGGTTGGTTCCCATGCTGAGGGTCTTCAATAATGTGGCACGTTATGTGGATCAGGGAGGCGGCAAGCGTCCCGGTGCGTTTGCCATTTACCTGGAACCCTGGCACTCGGATGTCTTTGAGTTCCTGGAACTGAAGAAGAACACGGGCAAAGAAGAGAATCGCGCACGCGATCTGTTTTACGCCCTGTGGATACCCGATCTCTTCATGAAACGCGTGGAGGCCAATGGTGATTGGTCGCTCATGTGCCCCCACAAGTGTCCAGGTCTCCACGAAGTGTGGGGCGATGAATTCGAAAAGCTGTACGAGAAATACGAGCAAGAGGGTCGGGCCAACCGAACGGTTAAGGCTCAATCCCTGTGGTTTGCCATCATTGAGGCGCAAGTGGAGACCGGAAATCCGTACATGCTCTTCAAGGACGCTTGCAACAGGAAGAGCAACCAGCAGAATGTGGGCACCATCAAGTGCAGCAACTTGTGCACGGAAATCGTTGAATATTCCTCACCGGATGAGATTGCAGTCTGCAACTTGGCCTCCATCGCCCTCAACATGTTCGTCACGCCGGAGAAGACGTATGATTTCAAGAAGCTCAAGGAAGTCACAAAGATAGTTACGAAAAATCTAAACAAGATAATCGATATCAACTATTATCCCCTGCCAGAGGCAAGGAAGTCCAATTTGAGGCACCGTCCCGTGGGCATTGGTATTCAGGGATTCGCTGATGCCTTGATTCTCATGCGTTTCCCGTACGAAAGCGAAGAAGCCGGTCTCTTGAATCAGCAGATATTCGAAACGATATACTATGGCGCCTTGGAAGCCAGCTGCGAACTGGCCCAGACCGAAGGTCCATACGAAACCTACGAGGGCAGCCCGGTGAGCAAGGGAATTTTGCAGTACGACATGTGGGACAAGGTGCCAACGAACCTGTGGGACTGGCAGAAATTGAAGGAGTCCATTAAGAAGCACGGTGTCCGGAACTCCCTGCTCGTTGCTCCCATGCCCACTGCATCTACAGCTCAGATAATGGGCAACAATGAATCCTTCGAGCCGTACACCACGAACATATACACCCGGCGAGTTTTGTCCGGCGAATTCCAGGTGGTCAACCATCATTTGCTGCGCGATCTAACCGAGCTGGACTTGTGGGACGACGACATGAAGAACCAGATCATATCCAGCAGGGGATCAATTCAAAACATTGAGACCATCCCCCAGAAGGTGCGAGATCTGTATAAGACGGTGTGGGAAATCTCAGTCAAGTCCACGATTAAAATGGCCGCCGATCGTGGTGCGTTCATAGATCAGAGCCAGTCGTTCAACATACATGTGGCCGAGCCAAACTATGGAAAGCTGACTTCCATACACTTTTACTCCTGGAAAGCAGGTCTTAAAACCGGAATGTACTATCTGCGCACCAAGCCAGCTGCGAATGCCATTCAGTTCACCGTGAACAAGAAGCAGGGTGCAGTGAGCATGAACGGCCAGAATGGCACCGCCGAGGGAAGCCCCCAAAAGTACGAGGATGATAGGGAACGGAAAATGGCCGATATGGTTTGTTCGCTCGAAAATAAGGACGCCTGCATGTCCTGCGGTTCTTAA